ACAGTTTCACGGGAACATGATTAGCAGTGACAAagaaacaatgacaaaaaatcTGCAGTGTTTTTCCATACAGTAGGTGATCAAGCTTGAGCTTAGGGGAACAGTACACAACACTTATTTGTACATTAATCATCACATCCTGATGTCACGTGTCTTTACAGAATTTTTATGTGTGAGCATTCACAGTTTGCGGAAAATCACTGGCAATGTGAATGAACCAAAATCAGATGATCCTGTGGAAAATCCCGTGACAAACTATCAGTGCATTCTCTGTGTGAAAAAGGCTTAACACTAATATACTCACAAATTTGGAGGCTGGATGTTTGCTGGATGTCCCTGGTGTGGTGTTGCTCAGGGTGCCTTGAAGATTCAGAGTGCCTTTTTTTATGGATCTCCCTACTTTTGTGGGCTGGTCTTCTGACCTCAACGTTAGCATGCCTTAATAGGGTCTCAGTGCTCGATTTACTTGATGAACGGCTCTCAGAGAGACCATGCCAGCCTGAGGATAGCATAGTAGTGCTGGTCTGCTGACTTGAGTAGATCTCAGGAGTGCTGTGGCCATCTGCATACAAGTCAGGACTGTAGTAGCAACTTGGGTGAAGGTCAGGACTGCTTTGGCCATGTGGGCTAACATCAGGACTGCTATGGCCATGTGAGTGAAGGTCAGGACTGCTTTTGCTGCGTGGACGAAGGTCACTACTGCCTTGGCCACTTAGGTGGAGGTTGTCTGCTGCAGGAGAAATCTGTTCCCTAGTGATCGCTGGAGCATTAGGTAAGGCATACCTCCTGCAAAGTACAAAATACCTTAGTCCTTTAACAGCTGTGATCAAATGatctttaatttaaaaagtgaTGCTTACTTTTTTCTTGATTTTGTTCCTTTAATGCCTTCCATCTCATCATTGGGGAGGTCAGGAGTACTGTGGCAGAGCTTAGGGCAGCTTGGCTTTCCTGGATCTAATCTGTTGTGCTGTCTAGCAATTTTTGGAGCATCAGGTATGGAATGTTTTCTGctaaaacattcaaaatgtCTTAGTCATTTATCTGCTGTGATAAAATACATTATCATCATAAACAAGCTTCTTACCCTTTTTTTGGCTTTGGTTCTTTCAGGTGTTCTTCCATCTCATTATCATCGTCTTCACCAGGAAAAAGAATGTTCTTGGATCTAACACATTTATCAATTTCAAGATatacttttatttgtaaatgtgGTGCAAAACATGaatgtaaataaacaaacaaaccaaaaccCTACTTCCTTTTTCTTTGAAATGTAATCGGTGAGTTCCCTCCATCGGTCTGATCAACGTCAGTGTGATCAACAGCTAGAGGTAGTTTACGTCTAGCTTCCTTGTAGTCATCTGGAAAAGTAGCATCACAACAAGAAGAAGAAATGTAAAAAGTAAAACAgtgattttaaatattactaTTAATTCAATTTGAAGGAAATGGTGGCAAAACATAACTCACATGATGTGAAAATAATTCTGGCCTTATGGGGCTTCCAGTCATCTCCAGGGCTCTCCTGCGATTTTACTGCTTTTGTTATATCACCTTTATTTGGAGGCCACATGCACTCTCCATTTTTAATCCAGACTGATGGCACAACTTCAACCTCATTTGTCTTGTCAAAGACAACAATATGAAACATCTAAAGAGACAAGAATTATATTCTTCAGCCAAGTATTATACAAAAGCAACTTCAGAGTTATTTCTCTTGATGCAGGAGtggaacaacaacaaataatcTGTTTCGGAATGGCAATCTCACATACTTCTGCAGTTTCTTTCCAGTCATGAAACACTTAACATTTGTGGAGAGGTTGGAAACCACATAAATTCCCAATTCTTTTGAATCAATAGGATATTTAAAGAAGTGTTCCACCTGTTTATATTCATTGCCCACAAGGTATACTGCACCTATGTCCTCAACAATGTTGTGGACTAAAACCAACTTATTGTCGATTTTGACACAAGAATCTCTCTCATTGAGCTTCACAACTATACCATCAATTGTAAGAACTTTAAATTGACGAGCTTGTTGTGAGAAGCACTCTGGTACTGGCCCATCTGTATGTTCTTTATCCAATTTTTGAATTGCCTCTTCAACATCACAACTGTAGTTGCTATTTTCTGTCTCTGACAATCTACGCATCACCTGAGTCAAAGGATTGCAAGGCCCTCTAACCAGTTTTTTGAGTTTTCCTAAGAAATTTTCAAAGGGAAATCCTGAGATAAGATCTAGATTGCCATGGATTTTGACATCTTCACTAAGGTGCACCAGGCCATGAATATTGTAAACCAAAAACTCTTCACCGTAAAGCTGGCTAAAGTGTTTAACAaatgaaagcaacagagtaTTTGCAAGGTCATTCATCCCCTTACAAAAATTTGGACTTGCCAAAATGTACACAGCTACAGACAAAAGCATGAAGTTGTCATAGATCTGAGGCTGTAGAACATCGTTCAGCACAACTGGACCAGTATATAACAAGAACTGGCGTAGCTCTGTTGCTTTCCACCTACATCGATTTGCCAGTGCCCGAGGCCTTCGAGCAAACTCATTTGGAATGTAACTTCTCAGTGCAAAAAGTCTGTCTGACACCATGGAAGCTTGAATGGATGATATGCGACAGTGCAAGGGGCCAATGGTGCTCAGCCACAAGTCTAAGAGACGCCGCATTACACCCAGACAAACCAGATGCATGTAATCGTGTGGGAAACAAGTGACCATATCAATGCCAATGTCTGCAAGAGGTGAGTGCTGGATGTGGTATTCTTCATCAGTTCCTTGCCTAAAACTCTCATCAGTTCTGCGCTTTGCATTCACCTCAGGAAATGTCATTCGATTTGATTTCCAGACACCTGTCTGGTGACACTTGTCACATCCATgatatccagtgtgtgactTCACTCCTCTGATGAAGGCTCGGGCAGGGGTATCGCACACAACAGAAGCAACATGCAAAAAGAATGTTTTCTGCTTGAACAGAAACCCATCTCTCAACATTTTCAGCTCCTGAACCAGATCATGAAGATAATCAGACAAAGAATTTGGCTTTGAATTACCACAAAAGAGTCCAACCAAAACAGGTGCCTTAGTGTGACCTTGCAGCAAACCAAGAATCGGCCAAAACTGTGTAGCAGTACTCTTGAAGAGTGGGAGTCCATCAAAATTCAACTGTAGTTTGAAAACATGTTTGTCTGCCACAGTATGCCAAATTTGATCAAGGATTTTCTGAACAGAATTCAGAATGCCAAAATAGTGGAACACACCACCAGCTATACTGGTAATGCTGTAGCTGGTTTTTGTTTTCAGCAACGTTCTTCCATCCTTAGGCAGAGAGG
The Paramormyrops kingsleyae isolate MSU_618 chromosome 4, PKINGS_0.4, whole genome shotgun sequence genome window above contains:
- the LOC111859258 gene encoding uncharacterized protein, with amino-acid sequence MFHIVVFDKTNEVEVVPSVWIKNGECMWPPNKGDITKAVKSQESPGDDWKPHKARIIFTSYDYKEARRKLPLAVDHTDVDQTDGGNSPITFQRKRKSKNILFPGEDDDNEMEEHLKEPKPKKGRKHSIPDAPKIARQHNRLDPGKPSCPKLCHSTPDLPNDEMEGIKGTKSRKKRYALPNAPAITREQISPAADNLHLSGQGSSDLRPRSKSSPDLHSHGHSSPDVSPHGQSSPDLHPSCYYSPDLYADGHSTPEIYSSQQTSTTMLSSGWHGLSESRSSSKSSTETLLRHANVEVRRPAHKSREIHKKRHSESSRHPEQHHTRDIQQTSSLQIFLLRNILTKQEMLMDQQRIIFKTLQSMQSSQETEIGLDRNLLPLKDLGSLQNMEDNLRSTPDLHKQMVNTLALKGGTDVQECVWRIMHGLFTNSLARKVNMRGVNGKIGFLRLQIRDVGIAAVRRNRLTSEATEKEIDATIKRWLYLAPDRDGGRKERMKNKVREESTTG